Proteins from one Ranitomeya variabilis isolate aRanVar5 chromosome 1, aRanVar5.hap1, whole genome shotgun sequence genomic window:
- the RIMOC1 gene encoding RAB7A-interacting MON1-CCZ1 complex subunit 1, which produces MASSCCCPEYRGRVWRLQRRLERLQDGGGDDVTLLKAIAALQKLSDWCKETSLTTDHAECSALTTDHAECPALTTDHAECSALTTDHAECSALTTDHAECSALTTDHAECSALTTDHAECPALTTDHAECPALTTDHAECPALTTDHAECPALTTDHAECSALTTDHAECSALTTDHAECSALTTDHAECPALTTDHAECPALTTDHAECPALTTDHAECPALTTDHAECPALTTDHAECSALTTDHAECSALTTDHAECSALTTDHAECSALTTDHAECSALTTDHAECSALTTDHAECSALNVDRTECPALTTDHAECPALTADHAECSALTTDHAECSALTTDHAECSALTTDHAECSALTTDHAECLALTTDHAECLALTTDHAECSALTTDHAECSALTTDHAECSALTTDHAECPALNVDRTECPALTTDHAECPALTADHAECSALTTDHAECSALTTDHAECSALTTDHAECPALNVDRTECPALTTDHAECSALTTEHEECSALTTDHAECSALTTDHAECSALTTDHAECSALTTDHAECSALTTDHAECSALTTDHAECSALTTDNAECSALTTDHAECSALTTDHAECLALTTDHAECLALTTDHAECSALTTDHAECSALTTDHAECSALTTDHAECPALNVDRTECPALTTDHAECPALTADHAECSALTTDHAECLALTTDHAECLALTTDHAECSALTTDHAECLALTTDHAECSALTTDHAECLALTTDHAECPALNVDRTECPALTTDHAECPALTADHAECSALTTDHAECSALTTDHAECSALTTDHAECPALNVDRMECPALTTDHAECSALTTEHEECSALTTDHAECSALTTDHAECSALTTDHADCSALTTDHAECPALNVDRTECPALTTDHAECPALNADRTECLAQNVDRAECPALKVECQVLNVDCTVCPAQNADHAECPAQNADHAECPAQNEDHAECPAQNADHVECPALNVDLAEFLALYTQALLDVTYCEESRLVEAEFPGDDSLQPVRELVQLLSEPESLSQDVVLDIEVQECLHWRRGALLYMYCHTVGERERWELRHPGTFHQCLQDGVHYLLKMLQMRSPVQLDDQVLFRDINTAALLEKGVFSDVHVLALMYCGEMCYWAQRYCRDAEQTSQRRADPEPPSQDLPFRDIGEKVLDTYVGVCEGPLRGQGWSTDNARKILQYLKLDL; this is translated from the exons ATGGCGTCCTCCTGCTGCTGCCCGGAGTACAGGGGCAGAGTGTGGCGGCTACAGCGGAGGCTGGAGAGACTGCAGGACGGGGGAGGAGACG ATGTCACTTTATTGAAAGCCATCGCTGCACTGCAGAAACTAAGCGACTGGTGCAAGGAGACGTCACTGACAACGGACCATGCGGAGTGCTCGGCACTGACAACGGACCATGCGGAGTGCCCGGCGCTGACAACAGACCATGCGGAGTGCTCGGCGCTGACAACTGACCATGCGGAGTGCTCGGCGCTGACAACAGACCATGCGGAGTGCTCGGCGCTGACAACTGACCATGCGGAGTGCTCGGCGCTGACAACTGACCATGCGGAGTGCCCGGCGCTGACAACAGACCATGCGGAGTGCCCGGCGCTGACAACTGACCATGCGGAGTGCCCGGCGCTGACAACTGACCATGCGGAGTGCCCGGCGCTGACAACTGACCATGCGGAGTGCTCGGCGCTGACAACTGACCATGCGGAGTGCTCGGCGCTGACAACTGACCATGCGGAGTGCTCGGCGCTGACAACTGACCATGCGGAGTGCCCGGCGCTGACAACAGACCATGCGGAGTGCCCGGCGCTGACAACAGACCATGCGGAGTGCCCGGCGCTGACAACTGACCATGCGGAGTGCCCGGCGCTGACAACTGACCATGCGGAGTGCCCGGCGCTGACAACAGACCATGCGGAGTGCTCGGCGCTGACAACTGACCATGCGGAGTGCTCGGCGCTGACAACTGACCATGCGGAGTGCTCGGCGCTGACAACTGACCATGCGGAGTGCTCGGCGCTGACAACAGACCATGCGGAGTGCTCGGCGCTGACAACAGACCATGCGGAGTGCTCGGCGCTGACAACAGACCATGCGGAGTGCTCGGCGCTGAATGTGGACCGTACGGAGTGCCCGGCACTGACAACGGACCATGCGGAGTGCCCGGCGCTGACAGCTGACCATGCGGAGTGCTCGGCGCTGACAACAGACCATGCGGAGTGCTCGGCGCTGACAACAGACCATGCGGAGTGCTCGGCGCTGACAACTGACCATGCGGAGTGCTCGGCGCTGACAACTGACCATGCGGAGTGCTTGGCGCTGACAACAGACCATGCGGAGTGCTTGGCGCTGACAACAGACCATGCGGAGTGCTCAGCGCTGACAACTGACCATGCGGAGTGCTCGGCGCTGACAACAGACCATGCGGAGTGCTCGGCGCTGACAACTGACCATGCGGAGTGCCCGGCGCTGAATGTGGACCGTACGGAGTGCCCGGCACTGACAACGGACCATGCGGAGTGCCCGGCGCTGACAGCTGACCATGCGGAGTGCTCGGCGCTGACAACAGACCATGCGGAGTGCTCGGCGCTGACAACAGACCATGCGGAGTGCTCGGCACTGACAACTGACCATGCGGAGTGCCCGGCGCTGAATGTGGACCGTACGGAGTGCCCGGCGCTGACAACGGACCATGCGGAGTGCTCGGCGCTGACAACAGAGCATGAGGAGTGCTCGGCGCTGACAACTGACCATGCGGAGTGCTCGGCGCTGACAACAGACCATGCGGAGTGCTCGGCGCTGACAACAGACCATGCGGAGTGCTCGGCGCTGACAACAGACCATGCGGAGTGCTCGGCGCTGACAACAGACCATGCGGAGTGCTCGGCGCTGACAACAGACCATGCGGAGTGCTCGGCGCTGACAACAGACAATGCGGAGTGCTCGGCGCTGACAACTGACCATGCGGAGTGCTCGGCGCTGACAACTGACCATGCGGAGTGCTTGGCGCTGACAACAGACCATGCGGAGTGCTTGGCGCTGACAACAGACCATGCGGAGTGCTCAGCGCTGACAACTGACCATGCGGAGTGCTCGGCGCTGACAACAGACCATGCGGAGTGCTCGGCGCTGACAACTGACCATGCGGAGTGCCCGGCGCTGAATGTGGACCGTACGGAGTGCCCGGCACTGACAACGGACCATGCGGAGTGCCCGGCGCTGACAGCTGACCATGCGGAGTGCTCGGCGCTGACAACAGACCATGCGGAGTGCTTGGCGCTGACAACAGACCATGCGGAGTGCTTGGCGCTGACAACAGACCATGCGGAGTGCTCAGCGCTGACAACTGACCATGCGGAGTGCTTGGCGCTGACAACTGACCATGCGGAGTGCTCGGCGCTGACAACTGACCATGCGGAGTGCTTGGCGCTGACAACTGACCATGCGGAGTGCCCGGCGCTGAATGTGGACCGTACGGAGTGCCCGGCACTGACAACGGACCATGCGGAGTGCCCGGCGCTGACAGCTGACCATGCGGAGTGCTCGGCGCTGACAACAGACCATGCGGAGTGCTCGGCGCTGACAACAGACCATGCGGAGTGCTCGGCACTGACAACTGACCATGCGGAGTGCCCGGCGCTGAATGTGGACCGTATGGAGTGCCCGGCGCTGACAACGGACCATGCGGAGTGCTCGGCGCTGACAACAGAGCATGAGGAGTGCTCGGCGCTGACAACTGACCATGCGGAGTGCTCGGCGCTGACAACTGACCATGCGGAGTGCTCGGCGCTGACAACTGACCATGCGGATTGCTCGGCGCTGACAACTGACCATGCGGAGTGCCCGGCGCTGAATGTGGACCGTACGGAGTGCCCGGCACTGACAACGGACCATGCGGAGTGCCCGGCGCTGAATGCGGACCGTACGGAGTGCCTGGCGCAGAACGTGGACCGTGCAGAGTGCCCAGCATTAAAGGTGGAGTGCCAGGTCCTGAATGTGGACTGTACGGTGTGCCCTGCGCAGAACGCGGACCATGCAGAGTGCCCGGCGCAGAACGCGGACCATGCAGAGTGCCCTGCGCAGAACGAGGACCATGCAGAGTGCCCTGCGCAGAACGCGGACCATGTGGAGTGCCCGGCGCTGAATGTGGACCTTGCAGAATTCCTGGCACTGTATACCCAG GCGTTATTAGATGTCACTTACTGTGAGGAGAGCCGTCTGGTGGAGGCCGAGTTCCCCGGAGACGATTCCCTGCAGCCAGTCAGAGAGCTGGTGCAGCTGCTGTCGGAGCCGGAGAGCCTCTCGCAG GACGTCGTTCTTGATATAGAAGTTCAGGAATGTCTGCACTGGAGGCGAGGCGCGCTGCTGTACATGTACTGCCACACCGTGGGCGAGAGGGAGCGATGGGAGCTGAGACATCCAGGAACCTTTCACCAG TGTCTTCAAGATGGTGTCCATTACCTGCTGAAAATGCTCCAGATGCGGAGTCCTGTCCAGCTGGATGACCAGGTTTTATTTCGGGATATTAACACTGCAGCTCTGCTGGAGAAAG GGGTCTTCAGTGACGTCCACGTTCTAGCTCTGATGTACTGCGGGGAGATGTGTTACTGGGCGCAGCGATACTGCAGGGACGCGGAGCAGACGTCACAGCGCAGAGCCGATCCTGAGCCTCCAAGTCAAGATCTTCCATTCAGAGACATCGGGGAGAAGGTTCTGGACACTTATGTGGGTGTTTGTGAGGGGCCCCTGCGGGGACAAGGATGGAGCACAGATAACGCCAGGAAGATCCTGCAGTATCTCAAGTTGGACTTATAA